One Blastocatellia bacterium genomic window carries:
- a CDS encoding threonine synthase, translated as MSERIIGLQCIQCGKQHSVERDVYNCSECQGNLDVLYNYETISLRVSRESLTADADRSIWHYRALLPIHAETPAVPLFVGWTPIYSLSALASEYGVKELLIKDEGRNPTASFKDRASAVAVVKAREFGFDTITTASSGNAGAALAGMCASVGMRSYIFVPATAPEAKVAQLLIYGANVILVEGSYDEAYDLCLAASRAFGWYQRSTGYNPYTAEGKKTAALEICEQLEWEPPDKVIVAVGDGNIIGGMWKGFLDFHRLGFIERLPQMIGVQAAGAAPLIDALQTGQLQEVNAQTLADSICVGKPRDAIRALQAMRDSGGFGIKVSDEEILRALGQLARDTGVFAEPAAAAAYAGFLKLADTGGLKSDERVLVMITGNGLKDIAAARRATGQPLRTPPDLAHCEAHLRQHGLLA; from the coding sequence ATGAGCGAACGGATCATCGGGCTTCAGTGTATTCAGTGCGGCAAGCAACATTCGGTTGAGCGGGACGTCTACAATTGTTCTGAGTGTCAGGGCAATCTCGATGTGCTGTACAACTACGAGACGATAAGTCTACGCGTGAGTCGGGAGAGCCTGACGGCTGACGCTGACCGCTCTATATGGCATTATCGCGCCTTGCTGCCCATCCACGCGGAGACGCCGGCAGTTCCGCTCTTCGTCGGCTGGACGCCGATTTACAGCCTCTCAGCATTGGCCAGCGAATATGGCGTGAAAGAATTGCTCATCAAGGATGAAGGGCGGAATCCGACGGCTTCTTTTAAGGATCGCGCCAGCGCCGTGGCAGTCGTCAAAGCGAGGGAGTTTGGCTTCGACACGATCACCACAGCTTCATCAGGTAACGCCGGCGCGGCGCTAGCCGGAATGTGCGCGAGTGTCGGGATGCGTAGTTACATTTTCGTGCCGGCGACAGCGCCGGAGGCAAAGGTGGCTCAGTTGTTGATCTATGGCGCAAATGTGATCTTGGTTGAAGGCAGTTACGATGAAGCCTACGATCTATGTCTGGCTGCCTCCAGAGCGTTCGGTTGGTACCAGCGCAGCACCGGCTACAACCCATATACGGCGGAAGGCAAGAAAACGGCGGCGCTGGAAATTTGTGAGCAGTTGGAGTGGGAGCCGCCTGACAAAGTCATTGTCGCTGTCGGTGATGGCAATATCATCGGTGGGATGTGGAAAGGCTTCCTTGATTTTCATCGGCTGGGCTTCATCGAGCGACTCCCGCAGATGATCGGCGTTCAAGCTGCCGGCGCAGCGCCTCTGATTGATGCGTTGCAGACAGGCCAGCTTCAAGAAGTGAACGCGCAAACCCTTGCTGACAGCATTTGCGTGGGCAAGCCGAGAGATGCTATTCGCGCTCTGCAAGCGATGCGCGATTCAGGCGGCTTTGGCATCAAGGTGAGCGATGAGGAAATCTTGCGCGCGCTCGGACAGCTTGCGCGCGACACAGGCGTCTTTGCCGAGCCTGCTGCGGCGGCTGCCTATGCGGGATTCTTGAAGCTGGCGGACACAGGCGGTCTCAAGTCAGACGAACGGGTGCTCGTCATGATCACCGGCAACGGGTTGAAGGACATTGCAGCCGCGCGTCGCGCCACTGGCCAGCCTCTTCGGACGCCGCCGGATTTAGCTCACTGTGAAGCCCACCTACGACAGCACGGATTGCTGGCCTGA